In Arachis stenosperma cultivar V10309 chromosome 1, arast.V10309.gnm1.PFL2, whole genome shotgun sequence, one DNA window encodes the following:
- the LOC130978140 gene encoding uncharacterized protein LOC130978140 gives MLEPTKNSWSGKGVSIVSDGWSDPQRRPLLNFMAVTESGPMFLKAVDCSEEIKDKDYVAKQIRDVIREVGLSNVVQIGTDNAPVCKAAGLLIEAKFSSVFWTPCVVHTLNLALKDICAAKNTKKKNFVYQECSWITQIAEDASFIKNFIVNHHMRYYSHQWLREDPTRVSPHQDIEITNEGVKCLKRGIVDAKSSWLIHGGKAKFLQPIALRLLGQPSSSSCCERNWSTYSFIHSLKRNKLKLKRAENLVFVHTNLRLLSRKTQQYNKGETMMWDIAGDAFSPIDEENGVLEVAHLSLDEPELERMTFSNDEDINHI, from the exons ATGTTAGAACCTACTAAGAATTCATGGAGTGGAAAGGGAGTGAGCATTGTAAGTGATGGATGGAGTGATCCCCAAAGGAGGCCTCTTCTTAATTTTATGGCTGTAACTGAAAGTGGGCCTATGTTTTTGAAAGCTGTAGATTGTTCAGAGGAGATCAAAGACAAGGATTATGTTGCAAAGCAAATAAGAGATGTGATAAGAGAAGTCGGCCTCTCAAATGTAGTGCAGATTGGGACTGATAATGCACCGGTTTGTAAAGCGGCTGGTTTATTGATTGAAGCTAAATTTTCATCTGTTTTTTGGACTCCTTGTGTTGTTCATACTCTCAACCTTGCTTTAAAAGACATTTGTGCAGCTAAGAatacaaagaagaaaaattttgtcTATCAAGAATGCTCATGGATTACTCAAATTGCTGAAGATGcttcttttataaaaaattttattgttaatCATCATATGAG GTATTATAGCCACCAATGGTTGAGAGAAGATCCTACACGAGTTTCTCCTCATCAAGATATTGAGATCACTAATGAGGGAGTTAAATGCTTGAAGAG AGGCATAGTTGATGCAAAGTCTTCGTGGCTAATTCACGGTGGTAAAGCAAAATTTCTTCAACCAATTGCTCTTAGGCTACTAGGGCAaccatcttcatcttcttgttGTGAAAGGAATTGGAGCACATATTCTTTTATCCATTCCCTAAAAAGAAACAAgttgaagcttaaacgtgcagAAAATTTAGTATTTGTCCACACTAATCTTCGTCTTCTTTCAAGAAAAACTCAACAATACAATAAAGGAGAAACTATGATGTGGGATATTGCTGGAGATGCTTTTTCACCAATTGATGAAGAAAATGGTGTTCTTGAAGTTGCTCACCTTTCTCTTGATGAACCGGAGTTGGAAAGAATGACTTTTTCTAATGATGAAGATATCAACCATATATGA
- the LOC130936424 gene encoding 60S ribosomal protein L37a, whose product MTKRTKKAGIVGKYGTRYGASLRKQIKKMEVSQHSKFFCEFCGKYAVKRKAVGIWGCKDCGKVKAGGAYTLNTASAVTVRSTIRRLREQTES is encoded by the exons ATG ACTAAGAGAACGAAGAAGGCTGGTATTGTTGGAAAATACG GTACCCGTTATGGAGCTAGTCTGCGTAAGCAGATTAAGAAGATGGAAGTTAGTCAACACAGCAAATTTTTCTGTGAATTTTGCGGAAAG TATGCCGTGAAGAGGAAGGCTGTAGGAATATGGGGATGCAAGGACTGTGGTAAAGTGAAAGCTGGTGGCGCCTACACTTTGAA TACCGCTAGTGCCGTGACCGTGCGGAGCACAATTAGAAGGTTGAGGGAACAAACTGAGAGTTAA